The Candidatus Hydrogenedentota bacterium DNA window TGGGGTATCGGAGGCTCCATGGTGATCTTCCTCGCGGGTCTGGCGGATGTCCCCCAGTCCTTATATGAAGTCGCCGATTTGGACGGTGCAGGCCCCCTTACCAAGTTTCGCCATGTGACCATCCCCATGATCAGCCCGGTCATCCTCTTCAATCTCGTTATCGGGCTTATCAATGGGTTCCAGTACTTCACTGAAGTCTACGTAATGACAAACGGACGCGGTGACCCCGCCGACTCGACGCTCTTCTACGCGCTCTACCTCTACCGAAGCGCGTTCTATTACCTGCAATTAGGGTATGCGTCCGCCATGGCCTGGATCATGTTCGCGTTCATCCTCGGGGCGACGCTCCTGGTACTTGCCTCGTCCAAACGATGGGTCCACTACCATGCAGACTAACGTCATCAACAGACTCATCGCCGTTCTGACGTTAGTCGCGGCGTCGCTTATCTTCCTGGCGCCCTTCGCGTGGATGATCTCGACATCGCTCAAGAGCGAATCGCGCATCATGCCCAAGCCCGGCGAGCCCATCCAGTGGATTCCCACTACCGACAAGATGGACGACCAAGGCCGCTTGATGGTCACGTACAATGGAAAGACTGCCACAAGCCTGGGCCGCGACGACGAAACCGGCAAGTACAAACTGCTCGTCGATGGCAAGGAAGTCGAGGCGTGGGAAGAAGAGTTTACCATCCAGCAGCGCATCGGTTTGCACTGGCAGAACTACGTGAACGCCTTCACGATCATCGATTTCCCGCGCAGTCTGCGCAATACACTCTTCATCTGCTTCACGACCGTTGTCGGCACGCTCATTTCCTGCTCGCTTGTCGCCTACAGCTTTGCGCGCATCGAATGGCCGGGACGCAACCTTTTGTTTCTCCTCGTCCTCGCGACGATGATGATCCCCTACGAGGTTGAGTTGATCCCCCTCTTCGTTCTGTATAAGGAAATGGGCTGGACAGGCACCTTCAAGCCGCTCATCGTCCCGGCATTTCTCGGTACTCCGTTCTACATCTTCCTGCTGCGCCAGTTCTTCATGGGCATTCCGAAAGACCTCAGCGCCGCCGCCACCATTGATGGCTGTTCCGAGTTTGGCATCTACGCCCACGTGATTCTGCCCCTCTCCAAACCGGCCCTCGCCACGACGGCGTTGTTCATGTTTTTGTTCCAATGGGGCGACTTCCTGAACCCCCTCGTCTTCCTCCAAGATGACCGGCAGTGGACCCTTTCCCTCGCTCTGCAGCAGTTCCAGAGCCAGCACACCAGCGCCTGGGGTCCGCTGATGGCCATGTCCACCGTAATCACCACGCCCATCGTTGCGCTGTTCTTCCTCACCCAGCGCACCTTCATCCAGGGCATCACCATGACGGGATTGAAAGGTTAAATGAACGAACGCGATTTCATTCGCGAGGCCCTCAGTAATCTCGCGGTCTTTGTACGGGAGAAATACGCCTCCCGCCGGAACGTGTGCATTTCCGAAAAGCGCGAGGCCAACGACATCCTCACCGAAGTCGACCTCGCCGTCCAAGAGAAGCTCGTCGAACGCATCAAGTCGGCCTTCCCCGGCGACTTCATTGCCGCAGAGGAAGAAGGCTTCAGCCGCTTTCCCGAAGACCCCAACGTCCGAGCGTGGGTCATCGACCCCATCGACGGCACCCAAAACTTCGTGCGCGGCTATTTCCCCAGTTTCGGCATTTCGCTGGCGCTCGCGGAAGGCGGAGTCCCCATCGCCGGGGGCGTCATCGTGCCCATGACCGGCGACCTCTTCTTCGGCCAGCGCGGCCACGGATCGTTCCGAAACGACAGCCGCCTTGAAGTGTCCAGCATCTCCACCGTGGGTCTGGTCCGCGCCGAAATCGACTTTGGCGGCCCCTGGGATCGCCCCGGCACGCTCGCGGCTTTCGATACCGTCATGCGCAACGTCGGCCAGATTCGGTGCCACTGCGCCGCGGTCATCGGCATTTGTTCCGTTGCTACCGGCGATATGGACGCCTATTTCCACGTCGGGCTTAATCCGTGGGACTACGCCGCCGCCCAGGTCATTCTGGAAGAAGCAGGCGGCAAGGTAACCCGGCTCGACGGGAGCCCAGCCTATCTTTTTGACGGTGGCCACGGCCTTCTTGCCACAAATGGCCGTGTACACGACGACCTGATTAGAATCATCCATCCACAAGCTTAGTGGATTGAGTTTAGCGATTTTGACCACTCGCACAATCTGCGAGGAGACACAGCGTAAATCAGGGACTGACGCAAGCGAAGCGAACGCAGTGAGCGAAGACGGGTCTGTCCCTGATTTTCGAATACATTGGGAGACGCATAAGCACCATGATGAAAGCAGTACAATTCGGGGCCGGCAACATCGGCCGCGGATTTCTCGGGCAACTCTTCTACGAATCCGGCTACGCCACCACCTTTGTCGACGTCGTCACCGACCTCGTTCAAGCCCTAAATGAGCGGAAATCGTATCCGCTCCGCATCGTCGACGACCGCACCTATACGAATACCATCGAGAACGTCTCGGCCGTCCACGCAGGAAACATCGACGAAGTCGCAGCGCGTCTTGCGGAAGCCGATTTCGCCGCGACCGCCGTCGGCGTCCCCGTCATGGGCAAGATCGCCCCGCTCATCGCGGCAGGTATTGCGCGCCGTTTCGAGAACACGGACGCCTCGCCGCTCAACATCATCCTTTGCGAAAACATGATCGAGGCGGCTCCCTTCATGCGCGAACAGGTTCGCGGCCATCTCTCCCCTGCCTTCCACAATGCCCTCGATACCCGCGTGGGATTTGTCGAAGCCAGCATCGGGCGCATGGTCCCCGTGATGACCGACGCGGTCAAAGCGGAGGATCCCCTGCTCGTCTGTGTCGAAGAGTACTCCGAGCTGCCTGTGGATGCCGCCGGTTTCAAGGGACCGGTTCCGCCGCTGAAGAACATGAAGCCCCTTGCCAACTTCGGGGCCTACGTCGAGCGCAAACTGTTCGTCCATAACGCGGGCCACGCCACCACCGCCTATCTCGGTTACCTGCGCGGTCACGAGACCATCGCCGACGCCATACGCGACGAACGTGTGCGCAAAGAAGTTGACGCCGCCTTGAACGAGACGTGCTCGGGACTCGTCGCTAAACACGGGTTGGAACCCGAGGCATTGGCCGACCACGCGGCTGACCTCATCCGCCGTTTCGGCAACCGTGCACTCGGCGATCAGGTCGCCCGCGTCGCCAAGGACCCCATCCGAAAGCTCGGACCGCGCGACCGCCTCATCGGTTCCGCCGCCATGTGTCTAGCCCAAGGCATCCAGCCCAAACACGTCGCGTTTGCAGCCGCCGCCGCAATCCGCTACGATCACCCCGACGACGCTGCGGCCCTGTCCGTCCAACGGACGCTCCGCGAGCGTGGCCTCCAGGGGGTTCTCCAAGACATCTGTGGCCTTGCCGAGGACTCACCCATAGCAGCTCTTATCCAGACCGGAATGCAGCGCCTCTCCGACGAAGGGTGGATTCAACCGCCCAAGTCCTAGACGGCTGGCTTTCGTTGCGAGCCTGACGAAGTCCGCCTTTCGGTCCGATGAGTTTTCCAAGTTAGGGAGTGACATGCAAGAAGTTAAGCTACCCCAAATGGGGCAATCTGTCGAAGAGGCGTCCATCGTCCGCTGGATCAAGTCCGAGGGCGAAACCATCAATCAGGGCGACCCCCTCTTCGCCATCCAAACCGACAAAGCCGAGATCGAATGCGAGGCGCCCGTCTCAGGAGTCCTTCGCAAGATTCTGCTCGACACCGACGTCACGGTCCCTGTGCTCACCGTCGTCGCGCTCGTGGGAACCCCCGACGAGCCTCTGCCGGATCTTTCCAAGTACGGCACCGCCGGGACCGCACCGAAGGAAGCCGCTCCAGCCGCGACCCCATCACCGTCGTCGGTGCCAGCTTCGGCACCAGCCGAACTCCCTTCCGCCGCCCCAACTGCCGCGCTCAGCGAAGACGCGTTCGTTTCGCCCCGCGCCAGAAAGTGCGCTGCTGAACTTCATGTTGACCCGCGCCTTGCCACCGGAACCGGGGCCGGAGGCCGGATTATGGAAGCGGATGTCGAAGCCTATGCGGCTTCCCTCGAAGGTATCAAGGTATCACCGGCGGCGAAACGCTTGGCCGAATCACGTGGAGTCGACTTAACACGAGTAAAAGGTTCAGGACCGGGTGGCCGCATCACCGTAGACGATGTTGAACACGCCGAAACAAAAGTGAAACACGCACCAGTTAAGTCAATACAAGCTGGTCAGATAAATCGGGTCAAGCTCAGCCCGATGCGCAAGATTATCGCGCAGCGCATGGCCGATAGCTTCTACTCGGCCCCCCATTACTATGTGACAACTGAAATTGACATGACCGCGGCAGTGAAGCTCCGCAAGTCGACCCCGGAGAAGCCTTCCTTCAACGATATCATCATGTTCGCGACGGCACGTGCCCTTCAGGAATACCCGGCCGTAAACTCGCGCTGGGCCGGCGACGCCATCGAAGAAGTCGGCGACATCAACCTCGGTCTGGCCGTGGCACTCCCGACGGGTCTCATCGTGCCGGTCGTTCGCCAAGTCCAAAACCTGACACTCGCGCAGCTTTCCGCCGAGTGCAAGCGTCTGGCCGAGCGCGCCCGCACCGGAAAGCTCACCCCCGACGAGTACCAGGGGAATACGTTCACCATCTCCAATCTTGGCGTATTCGGAGTCGACCATTTCACCGCCATCATCAACCAGCCCGACAGCGCCAT harbors:
- a CDS encoding mannitol-1-phosphate 5-dehydrogenase, which encodes MMKAVQFGAGNIGRGFLGQLFYESGYATTFVDVVTDLVQALNERKSYPLRIVDDRTYTNTIENVSAVHAGNIDEVAARLAEADFAATAVGVPVMGKIAPLIAAGIARRFENTDASPLNIILCENMIEAAPFMREQVRGHLSPAFHNALDTRVGFVEASIGRMVPVMTDAVKAEDPLLVCVEEYSELPVDAAGFKGPVPPLKNMKPLANFGAYVERKLFVHNAGHATTAYLGYLRGHETIADAIRDERVRKEVDAALNETCSGLVAKHGLEPEALADHAADLIRRFGNRALGDQVARVAKDPIRKLGPRDRLIGSAAMCLAQGIQPKHVAFAAAAAIRYDHPDDAAALSVQRTLRERGLQGVLQDICGLAEDSPIAALIQTGMQRLSDEGWIQPPKS
- a CDS encoding inositol monophosphatase; the protein is MNERDFIREALSNLAVFVREKYASRRNVCISEKREANDILTEVDLAVQEKLVERIKSAFPGDFIAAEEEGFSRFPEDPNVRAWVIDPIDGTQNFVRGYFPSFGISLALAEGGVPIAGGVIVPMTGDLFFGQRGHGSFRNDSRLEVSSISTVGLVRAEIDFGGPWDRPGTLAAFDTVMRNVGQIRCHCAAVIGICSVATGDMDAYFHVGLNPWDYAAAQVILEEAGGKVTRLDGSPAYLFDGGHGLLATNGRVHDDLIRIIHPQA
- a CDS encoding sugar ABC transporter permease, with translation WGIGGSMVIFLAGLADVPQSLYEVADLDGAGPLTKFRHVTIPMISPVILFNLVIGLINGFQYFTEVYVMTNGRGDPADSTLFYALYLYRSAFYYLQLGYASAMAWIMFAFILGATLLVLASSKRWVHYHAD
- a CDS encoding carbohydrate ABC transporter permease, which translates into the protein MQTNVINRLIAVLTLVAASLIFLAPFAWMISTSLKSESRIMPKPGEPIQWIPTTDKMDDQGRLMVTYNGKTATSLGRDDETGKYKLLVDGKEVEAWEEEFTIQQRIGLHWQNYVNAFTIIDFPRSLRNTLFICFTTVVGTLISCSLVAYSFARIEWPGRNLLFLLVLATMMIPYEVELIPLFVLYKEMGWTGTFKPLIVPAFLGTPFYIFLLRQFFMGIPKDLSAAATIDGCSEFGIYAHVILPLSKPALATTALFMFLFQWGDFLNPLVFLQDDRQWTLSLALQQFQSQHTSAWGPLMAMSTVITTPIVALFFLTQRTFIQGITMTGLKG
- a CDS encoding 2-oxo acid dehydrogenase subunit E2, giving the protein MQEVKLPQMGQSVEEASIVRWIKSEGETINQGDPLFAIQTDKAEIECEAPVSGVLRKILLDTDVTVPVLTVVALVGTPDEPLPDLSKYGTAGTAPKEAAPAATPSPSSVPASAPAELPSAAPTAALSEDAFVSPRARKCAAELHVDPRLATGTGAGGRIMEADVEAYAASLEGIKVSPAAKRLAESRGVDLTRVKGSGPGGRITVDDVEHAETKVKHAPVKSIQAGQINRVKLSPMRKIIAQRMADSFYSAPHYYVTTEIDMTAAVKLRKSTPEKPSFNDIIMFATARALQEYPAVNSRWAGDAIEEVGDINLGLAVALPTGLIVPVVRQVQNLTLAQLSAECKRLAERARTGKLTPDEYQGNTFTISNLGVFGVDHFTAIINQPDSAILAVGQIKDRPVVIDGGIHVRPIMKMTLSSDHRVIDGAVAAQFMGRLKEILEAAEF